A genomic region of Mycobacterium sp. Aquia_213 contains the following coding sequences:
- the dnaA gene encoding chromosomal replication initiator protein DnaA, with the protein MTDDPGSGFTTVWNAVVSELNGDSDTDGVAGNRTALVTPLTPQQRAWLNLVQPLTIVEGFALLSVPSSFVQNEIERHLRTPITDALSRRLGQQIQLGVRIAPPSEDGDDTPFPQGDTFTDDIGLEASSDADETDENGEPIGVEQSWPNYFAERPHSNDAAAAAGGTSLNRRYTFETFVIGASNRFAHAAALAIAEAPARAYNPLFIWGESGLGKTHLLHAAGNYAQRLFPGMRVKYVSTEEFTNDFINSLRDDRKVAFKRSYRDVDVLLVDDIQFIEGKEGIQEEFFHTFNTLHNANKQIVISSDRPPKQLATLEDRLRTRFEWGLITDVQPPELETRIAILRKKAQMERLAVPDDVLELIASSIERNIRELEGALIRVTAFASLNKTPIDKSLAEIVLRDLIADASTMQISAATIMAATAEYFDTTVEELRGPGKTRALAQSRQIAMYLCRELTDLSLPKIGQAFGRDHTTVMYAQRKILSEMAERREVFDHVKELTTRIRQRSKR; encoded by the coding sequence TTGACCGATGACCCCGGTTCTGGTTTCACGACAGTGTGGAATGCGGTCGTCTCTGAACTCAACGGCGATTCCGACACGGACGGTGTAGCCGGTAATCGCACGGCTCTTGTCACCCCACTCACTCCGCAGCAGCGCGCATGGCTGAATCTTGTTCAGCCGCTGACGATCGTCGAGGGCTTTGCCCTCTTGTCGGTGCCGAGCAGTTTTGTGCAGAACGAGATCGAACGACACCTGCGCACTCCGATCACCGATGCGCTCAGCCGCCGGCTCGGCCAACAGATTCAACTCGGAGTCCGCATCGCTCCGCCTTCCGAGGACGGCGACGACACCCCCTTTCCGCAGGGGGACACCTTCACCGACGACATCGGGCTAGAAGCGTCAAGTGACGCCGACGAGACCGACGAAAACGGTGAACCGATCGGCGTCGAGCAGAGTTGGCCCAACTACTTCGCCGAGCGTCCACACAGCAACGACGCGGCCGCTGCCGCCGGCGGGACCAGTCTCAACCGGCGCTACACCTTCGAGACTTTCGTCATCGGCGCCTCCAATCGGTTCGCGCATGCCGCGGCCCTGGCCATCGCGGAAGCGCCGGCCCGCGCCTACAACCCACTGTTCATCTGGGGTGAGTCCGGGCTGGGCAAGACCCACTTGTTGCATGCCGCAGGCAATTACGCGCAGCGGCTGTTCCCCGGCATGCGCGTCAAGTACGTGTCCACCGAGGAATTCACCAACGACTTCATCAACTCGCTCCGCGACGACCGCAAGGTCGCGTTCAAACGCAGCTACCGCGACGTCGACGTATTGCTGGTCGATGACATTCAGTTCATCGAGGGCAAGGAAGGTATCCAGGAAGAGTTCTTCCACACCTTCAACACGTTGCACAACGCCAACAAGCAGATCGTCATCTCGTCGGACCGCCCGCCCAAACAACTCGCCACCCTGGAAGACCGGCTGCGAACACGGTTCGAGTGGGGCCTGATCACCGACGTCCAACCACCCGAACTGGAAACCCGCATCGCGATTCTGCGCAAGAAGGCACAGATGGAACGACTCGCGGTACCCGACGATGTGCTCGAGCTCATCGCCAGCAGCATCGAGCGCAACATCCGCGAGCTCGAGGGAGCGCTGATCCGCGTCACCGCGTTCGCCTCGCTGAACAAGACGCCGATCGACAAGTCATTGGCCGAGATCGTGCTGCGCGACCTGATCGCAGATGCCAGCACCATGCAAATCAGCGCGGCGACCATCATGGCCGCCACCGCCGAATACTTCGACACCACCGTCGAGGAGTTGCGCGGACCCGGCAAGACCCGAGCACTGGCTCAGTCACGCCAGATCGCGATGTATCTGTGCCGCGAACTCACCGATCTATCACTACCCAAGATCGGCCAGGCGTTCGGCCGCGACCACACCACGGTCATGTATGCGCAACGAAAGATCTTGTCCGAGATGGCCGAACGGCGTGAGGTCTTCGATCACGTCAAAGAACTCACCACTCGCATCCGTCAGCGCTCCAAGCGCTGA
- the rpmH gene encoding 50S ribosomal protein L34, which translates to MAKGKRTFQPNNRRRARVHGFRLRMRTRAGRAIVSGRRRKGRRALSA; encoded by the coding sequence GTGGCCAAGGGCAAGCGGACTTTCCAGCCGAATAACCGGCGCCGAGCTCGTGTGCATGGCTTCCGCTTGCGCATGCGTACCCGGGCCGGTCGGGCCATCGTGTCCGGCCGGCGCCGCAAGGGCCGCCGCGCGCTATCTGCCTGA